The genomic interval CCAGTTGGATTCAGCAACTTGTCTTACCGTGCATTGGTCTTTTGAGGAGCGCGAGCAGTCGATTCACTTtcgaaacgcgaagaaaggcCTGTTTCCGCTTGGCTCGAAACGTTTTTGCGGCAGCGGACGCGCCGCATGCGCGGTGCTCGAGGCTGCTGGTTGAACGGTGCCTTTTTGGTGAGCAAAGGAGGGGTGTCTCGTAGAGTCCAGAAAAGCAGGCTTGCTTGGCTCTCtcgtcgtttttttctctttagAGAGGAGACATTTCCAGGACATCCGACAGCTTGAGCGGGCAGACGGTGCGCATGACAAAggctcccttctttctctcaaCGTCTCTCCCTGCATTCGTtcgagagacacgcagatacaagaaaacacacacaaaacGACGAGTCGTTGTGCACTCAAGTCCATCTtactgcatgcagcaaatgCGACTCAACATATTCGCAGACATGCGCcagtttgtgtgtgtctgagCTTGGATCTGTTACCTCGCTGCCTGAGAAGCTCGGGAGAGCACCTGAACGCAAGCTGCTGCGGTAGAACGCGCCAGAGCTCTGTTTGCAAAAGTAGCGACTGTGTCTCGTGCTCACCTGTGTGTTCATTCGTGGTGTCTTGTGCCACTAGAGCCGTtcttcgcgcatgcagccaaaGGCTCTCTTGTCGCTCGCGTCCGTATGTCCGTCGAGCTCCATGGGTCGCGCGTCACTCTCGAGTTGTTCTttttcgccgtcgcctctccagttctctcgcggtgcctcctctctgtttgcgTCCTCGCTGCTGTGCGCCCCcgcgtcctctgcgtcggcGACAAGaagtcgcttctcttccgtccCGACCGCTGCGGCCGGTGTGTGTGCACCGGGTTCGCAGTCGTCCCGAGCAGCTTTTgcgttcttctgctcctcgcttctcttcttgaaCAGGTCAGCCTCCCTGCCTCTTCGCTGCACAGACAGAGCGCTCTCTGCTCgacttccttcgctcttgcCGCCTTCCGCCGGCCTCGCCGACACCCTCAGGCTCTCAGGTGTCACTACACCTCCCGCGAGcgctggaggcgaagcgcaGCCCGGCTTCTGCTACTCGCGCAGTCTCCACTCTGCGGCAGTTCCTCCCTCCGcggctctctcctcgcgttctgcAAACGCGGAAAGAAACGCCATGGCGACGCATATGAACGGCTTCGATCCGTTGGTGAGATCTCCGTGCCTGTCCAGGAAACGGACTCGCTCCGGTGGACGTACACCCCACCGCGAGGCCGTTCTGCGCAGGCGGTGTCCGTACACTCGAGAAGTGCCTTTTTTCGTGTGTCTCACTCCGAGCCGtcgcttttcgcttctcgttcctgtgttgttctgcgttttctcccttttttcgctGCAGTGGATCctcgtcctttctctgtgcGCCGCACCTACATTCGTTTACCACCCTTTTTTGAGGAGGCAAGAACATATCGACTTGCTCGATACCCGGCAACTGCTCGCTCCTCCCTCATTGTCACAGCAGGGCCGACCTCTGGCGTCGCGCATGTCTGCATCTCCACGCAGTGATTCCCTGTGATCTTCTCTCGTCGGTgccctcccttctcttctcgcaggaTCCGGCGCAAGTTGCAGATGTGATGCTCGTTCCGACCCTCTCTGACAACTACGCCTATCTCCTCGTCGACAGGCAAGAGCAGTTCTGCAACATATCCGAAAAAGGCGAACGAAAAGGGCAGAACGGGAGAGGGAAGCAAAGAGGAAGGGGCAGAGATACCCagagcaagaaggaaagatgCCGCAATTAAAACGCCTTCTTTCGACATGGAGACTTGTGTGGCTGTCCGCTgtcctctgtgttttcttccacATGTTCCTTTGCAAGGAGTAGGATATTTCTACCACGCCAGTCATTGCACGTTAAGTTGCCGATGCTGTTCCTttctttgtcctctctccctgAATGACACCACCTGCGCTTTTTGCATCCCTGCTGGCTTCCTCAACTGAAGAATTTGGAAATAATGAAGATCCGTTGCACTCAATATAAAGGTCAATGGGGCTTCCCTTCTCGGCAACAGCTGTCCTTCTGTTCTGCCGCCGTccgcctctgtcgctgcgttccgcgcgtctctcgcgggctcttcatttctctcgttcgttctccatctctccgcttccctgCTCGCGTCcgtcctgcatgcagagaaacgaaggaggcCGCCTGTGTGGATCCTGCAGAGCCACAAAAGGTGGGCAGAGTTGCTGCGAAACCGTGTGTCCTTGTTCCTCTGATTTTGGCGAAATAGTCCTCCACACTCCTAGCAGATGTATCTTGGCTTCCCCTCTTTtctgaaaggaaaaaacgcgaacaaaagcatgtatatatatatatatatatattcgtatatgtataagcacatatatgtgtatgcatgtgtatatatgtctatatcAATAAGGCCTCGGGTCCTCTCTGCATAAAGAGGGCACTAAAAACGCTACTGCTCAAAACTCAGCGGCTTTACCGTAGAGCGATTTGTCAGCATGCGCAAAAGTTTATGTGTCGATGTTCCTCGGCTCGGCTctgctcgttttctgcgaTGCATTTGTCGCTTTTCGGAGAatctgccttctctctctgatgTCTTCCCCGCGTTTTGAAGGTTTTCCGCTCTTCGGGGAACTTCCCCGTTTGCTCTTCAGAGCTCCTGTCCgtagtctctgcatgctggACTCTTGCGTTGTGCGCAGGTGCTGGcagccgcgaagaaggcaggcgtCGACTTGAAGATGTGTCTCTGCACTCACAAACATCTTGATCACTCCGGTGAGAGAGACTCACATGCATCttttgcttcgtctctctctcctctttctctgtctcctcctccgcggtgtctccgtctctaggtcggtttgtttctctcgcttcgctgccTGTGGCGATGCGTCGTGAAGGCGGTTTTTGACGGGTCGGCGTGGAAGCGGCAGGCAGTCGCGGCGCAGCctttcgggtgtacgtacactcgctctcttctcgcgtgcCTCGTCTCCTCAGGAGGCAACGAGGAGCTCGCTCAGAGACACCCAGAAATCCAGGTCGTCGGCAGCGGTTACGAGCGTACGCCTGGAGTGCAGAAGATGGTCCGCGATGGAgacgtcttctctcttggtgaggagacagaacgaggaTGCTGTTTTGCGCGGACACACATGACGCTTCGCAGGAACAGTTCTAGGTCTTGGTGGAGGAACGACTCATGAATCGTGGCGCATTCATAAATCCACCCGCTCGTCCTCCCCTCTTCCGCACtgcgcagaaaacggagagacgccgagagacacaaaaacagaagaagcccGGGGAAGGCAAACTCTCGCAGTCGGCGCGACTGCGGAGCAAAAAAAACAAGCGTCGAAATTCTGGAGGAGACTCGCCTCGACGatcgctgcctctcctctccctgtctctccctgtctctctctcctctccctgtctcgtcttctgtgaactctgtcttcctctgttgtcgtttccttcttctcctgtctggtggtctcctctccctcacTTCTTCGACTGCCCGTTCTTCTgatcctgtctctgtcgtattcttttctctgcaggaaGCTTGCGCATTCgcgttctgcatgcaccctgCCACACGGGCGGTCATGTCCTCTATTTTGTGACTTCTTCGAAACACCCGGAGGGAAAGGCTCCTATCCTTTTCACTGGTGCGTCGAGGCGCAGTGACGGGCGCATTTCCTTT from Toxoplasma gondii ME49 chromosome VIIa, whole genome shotgun sequence carries:
- a CDS encoding hydroxyacylglutathione hydrolase (encoded by transcript TGME49_281630~Signal peptide predicted by SignalP 2.0 HMM (probability 0.995) with cleavage site probability 0.203 at residue 70), producing the protein MQPKALLSLASVCPSSSMGRASLSSCSFSPSPLQFSRGASSLFASSLLCAPASSASATRSRFSSVPTAAAGVCAPGSQSSRAAFAFFCSSLLFLNRSASLPLRCTDRALSARLPSLLPPSAGLADTLRLSGVTTPPASAGGEAQPGFCYSRSLHSAAVPPSAALSSRSANAERNAMATHMNGFDPLDPAQVADVMLVPTLSDNYAYLLVDRETKEAACVDPAEPQKVLAAAKKAGVDLKMCLCTHKHLDHSGGNEELAQRHPEIQVVGSGYERTPGVQKMVRDGDVFSLGSLRIRVLHAPCHTGGHVLYFVTSSKHPEGKAPILFTGDTLFVGGCGRFFEGTAQQMCHALLDVIRSLPKATRVYCGHEYTKSNLEFALKVEPSNKDLQEKYAWTVEQRKANKPTVPSSVEQEMRYNPFMRVEEKAVQEAMHAVGDKVETMQRLRDLKNRS